AAAAAATTGCTAAGTATGAGTTTTCTAAAGATGATACTCGAGACCCTAATAGGTGTGCTGTATTTTACCTagctttgaagaaaaagcaGGTACTATCAAGCTTATGGAGAGTATGTCCGGGCCATCCTGAACAacaaaagatgatgaaatttcTTGGTAATGACTTCAAACAATCAAGGTGGCGCACAGCGGCCCTTAAAAATGCTTTTGTGCTATCTAGCAAACATAGATACATAGAGGCTGCGAGTTTCTTCTTATTGGCGGATTCTCTTAAAGATTCTGTGAATGTTATTTGCCGTCAACTTAAGGATATTGATCTCGCCATAGCAGTATGCCGGGTATATGAAGGCGATAATGGTCCTATACTAGCGGAGTTTTTAACGAAGGAAGTCCTCCCGACTGCAATTGTAGACAATGATAGATGGACAACTAGCTATATTTACTGGAAATTAAGAAAGCAAGAACTGGCAATAAAAGCCTTAATCACTGCACCCTACGATCTAGAAGATAATAAGCAGTTAGTGGAAGAAAACAAAGTTGTGAACAAATCCTTCTTGGTTGAGGATCCCGCACTATTGTTTTTATACAATCATTTGAGGAATAGAAATTTGAGATATTTTTTAGCTTCTCTTGATCTGAGTAATGAATATGAAAGATACCTAATCCTAAGAGCCACCGAAATTTTATGTCGCATGGGTTGCGATTACTTGGCTATCTCGTTAGTGAAAAATTGGAACTTTATAGACAAACCTAAAGTTGCAACTAAACTACCCTTCAGCCCAATCAAAGACCAGACCTATTCAGGTATCAATGCTATGACAGAAGAGCCTACTTCGACAAATAAGGTCCGGAAGAGTCTCTTTGATATGTTTGACAAATCCGGTGAGGACAACACATCTTCAAGTAGCGCAAATAATGTTACTAAAAGTGTACTGGACGATTTTAACTCCAATAACAACTTGCGTACCTCTAGTATCCTCGACCAATTTAAACCTTCAGGTGGTTTGAATACGAATACAGATAGTTTGTGTACTCAaaaaattgagaaaaatCCTGATCAACAACCAAAAAATCTACTCGATGCATTCACGTACAATAATGTGCCTGAGGGAAAAGAGAATGACAATAAACTTACTGAAAAATCGGTCCCCAACAAGCCTAGAAGTCTTTTagatgattttgaaacaatCCCAAGTACAAGTGTTACAAATTCTAGCCAGAATTctgttgaaaataaaactgTAACTGAGGAAAACGTTGCTTTAAGAAGCGAGCCGCCTAAAGTAAAGAATTTACTTGATGACTTTATGTAAGGGTATAATAGATCGATGATATTTACCAACTCATTATAATGCATATATGtttgttctttgttttcAGCAAAGAACctgaatttttcaattcaccTAAAAAACttagatatattttttttggttctttctttctccTTCTCCAGGATATTCTCTGTTTTCTCGATCTTTTGGCCAATAACGTTATCATCTGGATTGTGATCTCTGCATAATCTATAATTTTTTAGTGCTTCATCATATCTCTTTTTAGCAAACAAACTATTGCCAATTCTGTAGTAAGCCTTTGCCTTGTCCTTATCATCAACGCTATCCAACTCCAGTAAATAATGGCCATATTTCATACTTTCATCATAATCCTTTAGGTTGAATAAGGCAAGACAAATGTTTAGATATAactttttcttcaactcaATGAATAATAGGCAATGTTTCTCATCAACGTCTTGTTCTGGTATGTAAGTGTTCACGTATTTCAAAGCCTTCatatatttgtaatatGAGTTTTGATAATCTTTAATCTTGAACAAAGCCGAACCAGAGTCTTTTATGATATTTGAGGCGTTGTAGGCAGCTGCGAAGTCCTCGGAATCGAAATGAGTATCATCATCCGGGTATTCCTCATAAATATCTCCTCCAATGGTAGAGTTTGATGCATTGTAAAGAGGAATTGACATGGTTTCATCCCAATCACCACAGTCTTCAATAACAACTAAATTTTCAGGTGTACCTTCTTTGTCAACTTTCCCATATTCAATGGTTCGAACCACAGACTTTCCGTGAATTACTCTCCCAAAGATTGAGTGCTTGCCAGTCAGATGGGGAGAGGGGTATGTAGTTATAAAGAATTGCGAGCTGTTAGTATTTGGGGAACCAGTGTTGGCCATGGCCAACAAGAATGGTTCATCAAATTCACCCACATTTTCATCCTCAAACAACCCGTGACACTGCAATTCTTTAGTGTCATCTTTTATTTCCTCCTCTGTAGCATAAATGGAACATCCACCTAAACCAACTTTATCAGAATCAAGGTTGTCCTCCTTTCCAAAAACCAGATCACCACCTTGTATCATGAAGTTTCTTATGACTCTGTGAAAACATGATCTTTTATATGTCAAATGAATACCACCAACAGATCCACTACCAACACATAAGCGATGGAAGTTTTCTACTGCCTTAGGTGCTTTATCGTTATAAAGCTCGCAGACAATTCTACCAATCTGCTCGCCTGCAATTGCAATGTCCAAATAGACCTTCATTGTTATAGTTCGGTAACAAAAATTCTGTGTTAGCTAAAAAAAAGTAGGAATTCCCACAAGCTATACGGTAAATGAGAAACAACGGACTAATATACTAAAATATTAACTCCGAAAAATAGCCTTTTTATGTGAACCCAATATTACCTATATTAGTAGCTCATCgcagtttttatttttgtcaaactgattttaatattttttttttcacaagGGAGATGCTCGCGTGGAACTTTGAGCTAGAGACCAAAACATATTGAAATCATGGATCATCATAACAATGCATTTCTGTTCAGTCGATGACCGCTACTTCAAGGTTTTGTAGCAATTGCACGATTTGTTAACTATTAACTGCAAGATTCAGACGACAAACATTGTTGACTGATAAAGGGTGCTACACATTTTGGCAAGTTTATAGAATACCCTGATAAAAGTTAATACTCATACCGTATACCATTTGGAGTATAGCAAAAGGAATTGCTattcaaatataaaaaagataatgCTTGTGAGTGATCCAAATACAATAATCCTCAGGGAATGCCGAGAGTTGCTATATGTAATAGCAAGTGAGCGCCAAGATGAATACATACCAGCTGTCCCTGATCTGATAGGTGGGTCTAATGAATACTCcgaagatgaagaagacacCCAAAAGGCTGAACTCATGAAAGGTGAAGGCACTGAGGATGTTGATGATAAAACAGCTGTAAAAAACCAACTACAGACTTTGATTGACACAGTATTGCTGTCGCAAACTTTGGATAACATCGATGCATGTACAATAGTAGCGCCTTTCAACCGAACACTGATCTCTCCAAGATTGAATAGGGAAGCCACTATCAGGACTCTAGATGCATTGGagaaatttattaattttgaagTAATAAACGTTAATATGTCGAATTATTCAACGGCCTTTAGAATGTTGATAGACTCTTTGAATAACATTAGTTTTGATGCATATGATAAAACAAGCGATgattctattttatttaaaaCTTTGGTTTTATTAAGGAGCTCTATAACAAAAAACTCTTTTGAAATACTATCCGATTCAGTTGCTTACGATTTACTGAAAACTACGATAACCTTAGCATGCAATTCAAAAAGATCACCGCTTCTACAAGAGTATGCGCGCTCCTCAATATATGAATTAACAGCGATTGCTTTCAACAAAATACGATCGCTAAAGAGTAGTGACGATACGAATAACTACATCAATGATAAGAGCCTAGGATCATCAACCTTAAAGAAATATCTGGCTAATAGGAGTTCCTCGGAAGAAGATAGTATGGGATTAAAAGGAgatgaatattttaattcGACAGTCGATCTaataaaggaaaataaatataaggACCCAAATTGTGGCCTGCCTGTGATAAAAAGATATCTGCAACTACTGCTCTCTTTATTGACAATTGATCAAGACAACAAACACACAAAACAGGTAAAAGCATTAGGATTCAGCTTAATAATCTGTGGTATTGAAGTGGCTGGCAAAGACATCATTTTGTTCCCCTCATTATTCAGTATCGTTGCGGATCAGATCTTTGAACAAGTGCTATATGTCATTAGAACAGTATATGATAAGGAGCTGGTTAAAGTTGCACTTGATCTCTTCATAACTCTGACAATCAATATGGAACCATACTTAAGGCCTCAGATAGAATTAACATTTTCACACATTTGTGATATTTTGTTGGATAAATCCATTTTCACAGGAGAGAGGTccaaaaaaacaaagtCGGAGcttaaagaaatatttcttgaatCTATATCAATTATGTGGAAGCGAAAACCAAGTTATCTTGTGGATGCTTTTATTAATTATGATTGCAACCTAAATAGAATGGACCTGGCCAATATCATCTCCGGTACATTATGCAAATTATTAACTTCTAACGGGaatgatgatattaatACGTGGCTATTATCTTTTGAGAGCTTAGagatatttataaatttcaTGTATGAAATGACCATAAAGAATGCTTCCATGTCCACAAATGGCATAAAAGAAGGGAGTGACATAATCTctcagaagaaaaaaaaaattgaatactTATCCTGTGTTGACAGGTTCAATAAGAAACCCAAGGAGGGTATCACTTACTTTCATAGATCTGGATTTCTAAAAACTCTTTCAGATAAGGATATTGCCACATTCTTATTCGAAAATAAAGGCCCTTTAAACAAGCAAAAGATTGGCCTATTATTATGTGATCCTAATgaacaaaaattattgcAATCATACATGCAGAACTTTGATTTTCGGGATTTTAGATTGGATGAAGCATTAAGAATAATGCTATCTAAATTCAGGTTACCTGGAGAATCACAACAAATAGAAAGAATTATTGAAATGTTTTCGGAAGTGTATTCGTCacaaaatgaaagaaaaaacgAGAACATTCAACCTGAAAGTATTGATTCTAACGAGGCAGATAGTGAGTTGTGTGTTAGCATCTCTAATAAGAATGTTACTTGTGATGCCGACAGTGCTTTTGTGCTCAGTTATTCCTTAATAATGCTGAATACTGATCTCCACAACCctcaaataaaaacacaTATGTCATTCAGTGATTATACGAGCAATCTAAGAGGATGTTACAAAGGAGCAGATTTCCCAGACAGTTTCTTAGCAAAACTATACAACTccattaaagaaaaagaaatactaATGCCGGAAGAACACCATGGCAATGAGCAGCTATTCAAAGATGACTGGAACAATTTGATAGCATCTGCATTTATTCTTACAAAGCCGTCTTCCAAGATACAAGAACATGAGGAGAGAACTAAGGATTTTACAGACTTCATTGGCgcaatttttgaaacatTTGGTTTCTCTCTGGTAAGCGCATTTCTATCAACGACTCATGCCAATCAAATTTCGTCGAATAATACCAGATTATTTGCTATAATAGAGAAGTGTGGAAGAATAACAAGTATATATGGATTAAGTGCTCCTTACAACAAAGTAATAGATTCTCTATTAAAAATGACAGTTTTAATCGGAAATTTGGACAAAGAGCTGAGACTTGTcgaaaatgataatgatgattATGCTCAAATAGAGGTCGAATCCAGTACTTCTAACGAAGCTATATGCGTTAGTAACGAATCTATTGCATTCGGAAGAGACGAAAAAGCGCAGTTATCTTACATCACTGCTTACAAGTTACTCAACCTAGAGAAAAACAATATTGGCTTGCTACCGGACACACTAGAAACTTTAATTGAAGTTCTTACAATTCTCTACGACAAACACATTATTGATATGTCCTATATTGATAATGTAAACGAATTAATGAGATGCGACATTCTTCCTCGTACCCCTACTGAAATAACCATAAAAAAGGAGGCACTTAACAGAAGTCTTTTGTCAACTTTTGCATCATATATCAAAGGAGATGAAGGGCCGAGTAAAGAACAAATCTCGCTAAGCGAATTGACGATTTCCTTGGTGCGAGAACATAATGTTTTTACTGCACTCAATGCTCATCCCAAATTAATCAACTCTGGGCCCATGAAATCAGTACTATCACTTACCTCTAATGCGAGGTATAATAGTAGGAAAAATTATTGCAATTAcaacttcttttttttggttgAATTCTTGATAAAACTCTGTATCGACAACAATATTATCGAGGAATGTGGCGGTTCAATGATTAATCATTTGGAAAATCACTCCAATACTCCTGGTATAACTACGCGGTCTAGATATGCCATCATGATTATCAAAAATCTTATTAATAAACACTTAGGTGAACAGGATAAGATTATAATAGATACTCTGACATTTTTGAACTCAGAAGATAAAGACCTTCAAGAAAATGATTTCGATTTATTTACCACATTGATAAATGAACTTATATCTCATAGTGAGAAGAACCTGACAGTCCTTAACAATCCATTATTTTGGAGGGCATTATCAAGAGCCTGTGAATATAACATATTGATTGAAACAGTTTCCAGTATATTAGACAACTTTGTACTCAACGAAGACACAGATCTCACTGACCAGATAATGATACATCTGTTATTTATACAGACAATCCATCAGAGTAAAGCTCTCACTAAATTGCTGGAGAATATCACTAAGCTTCCACAGAATTATTCTGATGCAAATGTTCCACACTTAATAGAGTTACTTCTAAACAATCATGACGAGCCATTACGAGTACAAGTAGAGCAATGCCTTGTTGCTCTCACAAAAGAATGCAGCAGCAGCGAACAGCCTGAGCCTTCTAATTTGGTACAGAAATATTATTTGCCTGTCTTGTCAAGAAATATTACAGACGAAAATGTGGTAGTTTCATTagttaatattattacaacGGTATCGAATCAGTGCACAGATACTAATTCATGGAACAAAGAAgagctgaaaaaaattatgatGCCTTTTGTAAACCATGAGTAACTCTTTTCTCGGCATAACTTTTATTAATAGTTAAAATACTTCTTTTGGTCTAAATtgatttttaattaattgATCCGTCCACAGGTTATCAGTTGAAGACGCGTTACTAATCCAAAAGGTCTGGCCAAAATACCTACTGACTGACTATCTATTGTTGGCCTTGTGCAATAGTGTTGCATTTcctttaatattttttcttttttggtGAATAATTTTTACGCGTTTTCGCGTCTTCGCAAAGGTTCAAGCGTTCCTAGAAAAAAATACCAAAGTGAAATTAACTGGGGTTTCTTTGGCTACGGCTTTTATTAGTATACTCAAACATTATTCTTCACACATTATTATGCCAACTCTAACACAACATATGTGGAGAAGACATTTAATAGTCCCTATTCTCTAAAACGTATGGTTGTTCTATTTAAGGATGGTATTTTGAGAAAAATTAATACCATAGAATATCAAAACCAAACTAATTCTATCTGTGGCCCATATAATAAGATAATTTTAAGCAATTAATAAGCGTTCagtgataaaaaaaaggagGTATATAGTGCTGGTCTCTTTCACAAGTTATAAGAATGGATATTCATACATTGAGGTCTAGATGGGCATACAATGTTCAGCTTCTGAAACAGTTGCAATGGGCTTGCACAGATACTGCAAAGAGGAGCCTCAACGGCactatttcaaatattgaagCTAGTTCTTTTGCCAACAATTTACAAAAATGTACCGAGGCTTTGCAATTCTGCATACAAAAGTCTCTTACAATAGAGAGAACGCTTAAAAACTACGAAATTGATGTGCCATTACCAGTAATTAAAGATGTTCTCTTAGAGCAGGAATTAATGAAGTATTATACTGTTATTTTAATGGAAGGTTGCAAGCTGATATTCGACTATTCTATATCAATATTTCGTATAGGTACAGAACCTCGTTTCATGCTATGCTTGATAAAACTTTACTTGAATCTCGATTCTATTACTGAACTTTTAGGTAACGAAGGAAACCAATTTTCTGATCTCCtaaattcttttgaatACCAATTCATGACTCAgtacaatattattaattgcaACACCATACATTTGGATCAAGTCCGTGACATTTTTGCCAAGTCAAATCCACTAATTGCTCCTCCACTTCTGACGGTTAATGATATCGAAAAGCGGGGCTATTTTTTCCTATCATCTGTTGATCTTCACATTGATAACAAGCTGATTGAGATAGCTCAATTGAAGAACGGCCACTTAGCTGTTTTTTATGTTAATTCCCAACGTCAGTCCTTTTCTACTAACGGTGCCAAGCAATTACTTAAGGAACTTGTTGAAGGAAGAATGGAGCTACTCAATATGGGGCGTACATTGCTATTTCAAACACTAAAGCAAAGAGACATGGTTATATTTTTAGAATTTGAGGATAGTTTAGAACTAGTCACTAATAATTCattgacaaaaaaactTCTAATACAATGCGTTGACAAAGTATCTTGGTGTACTTATTGGAAAATTTATTTGGAAAATTTGTTTTCCGAAGAACAAGCACGTACTAACGTGAAGGCTAGTACATCAATGTTAAATCCTTCTCATAGTTTCCAAAACTTCAAGATAAAACATACCAAATTATCGGAACTACGGCCTGTAAGTCACCAAGGTATTGCCCTGAACATACCTCAGAAAAAGTCTCAAAACTGTCAGGCAAATATCACCAAATCTGATGACTTAGAAGAAGATCCTGGATTCAAATTTGCTATTCACCAATCCAATCCaattaatgaaatatataCTAGCCAAACAGAGGAACTTATAACATCACCTTCACTTAATGAGATTGAATATTTGAGCTACGATAAGCTAATAGCGCTAGATAGAAGCCTTGAATTAACTCTATCTCCTAAGCTCTTAGAATCTCCTCGTGAAGCCAACTACAAAACTGTTTCACAAACTTTCAGTTTGGACAgaattaataatatctcACAAAATACACCTGAAGTTAGTGATCAAGAGAGTATAGTTTCAAATGATGAATTAGAAAAAGAACCCGTGTTCAATCCAAGTGTCGAAGATCATAAACCACAGCTATTGAGAAAGAAGTCATCTCTACTGAGCATATTtagcaataaaaataaatccaaaaataaaaataatttaaaattGGAAATCAACTCTCAGATGAGctcatcaaatttatcattGAATAGCGCCTCAAGCTCAAGAACTTTCTTCTCTGTCAACAGCAACGATTCAACTTCCACGACGGTCAGCGATAAGTACATCGAAGATTCTGATAGATTTCAACTAGACAATACAACTTCGATTCTGCAGTTGAAGGTCACTAAGGCTTCCTGCTGGGATAAATCTTCCTGGCAGGTCCTCTCCTCATTCCCGCTATTACTGTCTTTAGTCAAAGATCATGAAGCAGTATACTTGACTTTACAAAATCCAAGCAATAGTGGTAGATTCAAGTTTGTTACTAGGATATCCAATATTTGGAAAACTACTCGTTCAACAGCCAAGGATATCCAAATTTCTATTCCAACTAAAGACATTCTTGCTACGATACTGGATGACTTAACTAATACAACACCAAGGTATCAAGTGTTATCGTTGAGAACAGAAGAGGCTGAAAGATTGAAGAACACAATCGATCACTGTATCAATGGTGATATGTTATCCTCAATTTCAAACTCCACTACAACTAGGACCTTGTCAAGTGACGCTTCATCATCTTATATGAGTCAAGTTAGTAGCAACGTCAGTAGATCATCAACTGAGGTATCAGACTTGAACGTCCATGACTTCAAAAGTATGGCGTCAGTCAAGAACATCTTAGTGCTTTCTGACATCAAAGCCAGATTACACACAAAGAATAACGGTAGGTGGTGTCCACATCACATAGGACTTGTCAATATTTATTCATTAGAAACTcccaacaacaaaaaaggCATAAGGTTTGAGTTGACTACAGATACACGAACTACCTTCCAATTTAATAGCAAGATCCACGATCTCAAGAGATTGGGACGCACTGGTATTGCTATGATCGATGACTCGGAATATCTGTTTGAGTTCCCTAACAATGTAATTACAGAACAGATATACCGTTATATTGCACCCAGCCATCCAATGATATGATAAGGTGTAGGGCATAGCTTGGCAATGCCAACTATAAAATCAAAGCATAACACAGTTATAGAGACATAATTCAATGATACCCGCATGTAACAGATAAGCCTCCGGCCATGCATTTTATTGTTGTGCGGGAAAAATATCCCCACACAGGCAAGGAGAATTTCACATAATCAGCATTTCAAAAGCACACAacataatataatacataTACTTAGAACTTCTTTATAGAATTCATCAGGTTCACAGTTTTCCTCTACTCATAGACAAAACTAGCAATACTTATAGCTTCTGCACAGTATTCCGGTAACAATGCAACTGAAAAATACACCACTATTTGTGACTTGTATAGAATACACCCATACATTACCAAATAACACCCGGACACCTTCCaatttgaacaaatatCTAACAACTATAGGAAAATTGACATTATTGACGAATGAATGTATACCAGATGCTGATTTTCTAAGCAATTCAGTAGAGGTCCATGAACCCTCATTTGAAACGGTGGTAATGATGTTGCAGCTGTGCGAGCTCCCCAACGTATCTTCCACAGACGGCAAATTCCACCACACTGACATCACTCCCCGTGTAGGGCTTCTCCCCTCAGTAAGGCTAGGCAGAAGCCATCACAGACTTCGACAGTATCGCAAGTCCTTTGCTCCCATTAGAGAGTTTCACTGAGGGAGACATGCAATAGGAACAGGCTCAGCTGCTGGTTCCAGTCCAACCCTCCATTCACACAGGGAGGTAGGAATGGCACACCAGTCCAGCTTACTCAAACCGTCAGCCTGCGGTTACCACCGGCTACTGGGGGTGTGGTTGGGCTAGACAGGGAGATGGGCTTTCCTGACTCTGTAAGCAAGATTCACCCCGTCTGCGCTCCCCCAGTACTGAGGGCTCTGGAAGGGGGAGAGCTTCAACACCAGGGAGAGCCCTGCAATCCACCGGTCACGCTAGGCTCAGACCATGTGCAAGTCCAGCGAAGGTTTAGGCAGAGGAAGGCAGCCTAGGCTCAGGGTACCTCATTGCCATTCTGAGCAGACCAAAGGGAGCATCGATCAGAGATGGTCTGCTCTCTTACCAAGCTGATACCGTACCCATGAGTCCCTCTCATCACTTTGGAAACTCTGGAAAAATGTTGTGTAGTGAGTTATGCCAGAGTATGGCAATAATGAGATTtcatatatttgaaattttgtaTAGTTATTATTAGACGCTATACCTTGATATATAATAGCTTATAGTTATTCATTTGGTACTTTgttttttgaaacaataaaaGGAAACCAGTAACGAAATATAGCAATGGCCAGATACGGTGCTACCTCTACTAACCCAGCTAAGTCTGCTTCTGCTCGTGGCTCTTACTTGCGtgtttctttcaagaacacCAGGGAAACCGCTCAAGCTATTAACGGTTGGGAATTGACCAAGGCTCAAAAGTACTTGGACCAAGTCCTAGAACACCAAAGAGCTATCCCATTCAGAAGATACAACTCTTCCATCGGTAGAACCGCTCAAGGTAAGGAATTTGGTGTCACCAAGGCTAGATGGCCAGCTAAGTCTGTTAAGTTCATCCAAGGTCTTTTGCAAAACGCTGCTGCCAACGCTGAAGtatgtttttttatgaAATGATTTGAAGTGGACATGAAGTCCATCAAGAATAATATCTGTGTGagaaatgaagaaattttttgagTATACCTCTCGAAGTGGAATTAATAACGAATATACGAGGATTCATTAATATGACTGTTGATAATATCCAAAATCTGTTTGAAACTATACTGTCCATTCCAAATGTGAAAAGACACTTGCAAGTGTTTTGgatgaaattttttgaattctGATCCAGAATGAGAGATATATCGTAA
This is a stretch of genomic DNA from Nakaseomyces glabratus chromosome M, complete sequence. It encodes these proteins:
- the CPR7 gene encoding peptidylprolyl isomerase CPR7 (CAGL0M08030g~Ortholog(s) have peptidyl-prolyl cis-trans isomerase activity, unfolded protein binding activity, role in cellular response to heat, protein refolding and cytosol localization), with the translated sequence MKVYLDIAIAGEQIGRIVCELYNDKAPKAVENFHRLCVGSGSVGGIHLTYKRSCFHRVIRNFMIQGGDLVFGKEDNLDSDKVGLGGCSIYATEEEIKDDTKELQCHGLFEDENVGEFDEPFLLAMANTGSPNTNSSQFFITTYPSPHLTGKHSIFGRVIHGKSVVRTIEYGKVDKEGTPENLVVIEDCGDWDETMSIPLYNASNSTIGGDIYEEYPDDDTHFDSEDFAAAYNASNIIKDSGSALFKIKDYQNSYYKYMKALKYVNTYIPEQDVDEKHCLLFIELKKKLYLNICLALFNLKDYDESMKYGHYLLELDSVDDKDKAKAYYRIGNSLFAKKRYDEALKNYRLCRDHNPDDNVIGQKIEKTENILEKEKERTKKNISKFFR
- the RPL17A gene encoding 60S ribosomal protein uL22 (CAGL0M08118g~Ortholog(s) have structural constituent of ribosome activity and role in cleavage in ITS2 between 5.8S rRNA and LSU-rRNA of tricistronic rRNA transcript (SSU-rRNA, 5.8S rRNA, LSU-rRNA), cytoplasmic translation) produces the protein MARYGATSTNPAKSASARGSYLRVSFKNTRETAQAINGWELTKAQKYLDQVLEHQRAIPFRRYNSSIGRTAQGKEFGVTKARWPAKSVKFIQGLLQNAAANAEAKGLDATKLYVSHIQVNHAPKQRRRTYRAHGRINKYESSPSHIELVVTEKEEAVAKAAEKKLVRLSSRQRGRIASQKRITA
- the RBH2 gene encoding Rbh2p (CAGL0M08074g~Protein of unknown function) — its product is MDIHTLRSRWAYNVQLLKQLQWACTDTAKRSLNGTISNIEASSFANNLQKCTEALQFCIQKSLTIERTLKNYEIDVPLPVIKDVLLEQELMKYYTVILMEGCKLIFDYSISIFRIGTEPRFMLCLIKLYLNLDSITELLGNEGNQFSDLLNSFEYQFMTQYNIINCNTIHLDQVRDIFAKSNPLIAPPLLTVNDIEKRGYFFLSSVDLHIDNKLIEIAQLKNGHLAVFYVNSQRQSFSTNGAKQLLKELVEGRMELLNMGRTLLFQTLKQRDMVIFLEFEDSLELVTNNSLTKKLLIQCVDKVSWCTYWKIYLENLFSEEQARTNVKASTSMLNPSHSFQNFKIKHTKLSELRPVSHQGIALNIPQKKSQNCQANITKSDDLEEDPGFKFAIHQSNPINEIYTSQTEELITSPSLNEIEYLSYDKLIALDRSLELTLSPKLLESPREANYKTVSQTFSLDRINNISQNTPEVSDQESIVSNDELEKEPVFNPSVEDHKPQLLRKKSSLLSIFSNKNKSKNKNNLKLEINSQMSSSNLSLNSASSSRTFFSVNSNDSTSTTVSDKYIEDSDRFQLDNTTSILQLKVTKASCWDKSSWQVLSSFPLLLSLVKDHEAVYLTLQNPSNSGRFKFVTRISNIWKTTRSTAKDIQISIPTKDILATILDDLTNTTPRYQVLSLRTEEAERLKNTIDHCINGDMLSSISNSTTTRTLSSDASSSYMSQVSSNVSRSSTEVSDLNVHDFKSMASVKNILVLSDIKARLHTKNNGRWCPHHIGLVNIYSLETPNNKKGIRFELTTDTRTTFQFNSKIHDLKRLGRTGIAMIDDSEYLFEFPNNVITEQIYRYIAPSHPMI
- a CDS encoding uncharacterized protein (CAGL0M08096g~Protein of unknown function), with the translated sequence MQLKNTPLFVTCIEYTHTLPNNTRTPSNLNKYLTTIGKLTLLTNECIPDADFLSNSVEVHEPSFETVVMMLQLCELPNVSSTDGKFHHTDITPRVGLLPSVRLGRSHHRLRQYRKSFAPIREFH
- the GEA1 gene encoding Arf family guanine nucleotide exchange factor GEA1 (CAGL0M08052g~Ortholog(s) have ARF guanyl-nucleotide exchange factor activity) translates to MLVSDPNTIILRECRELLYVIASERQDEYIPAVPDLIGGSNEYSEDEEDTQKAELMKGEGTEDVDDKTAVKNQLQTLIDTVLLSQTLDNIDACTIVAPFNRTLISPRLNREATIRTLDALEKFINFEVINVNMSNYSTAFRMLIDSLNNISFDAYDKTSDDSILFKTLVLLRSSITKNSFEILSDSVAYDLLKTTITLACNSKRSPLLQEYARSSIYELTAIAFNKIRSLKSSDDTNNYINDKSLGSSTLKKYLANRSSSEEDSMGLKGDEYFNSTVDLIKENKYKDPNCGLPVIKRYLQLLLSLLTIDQDNKHTKQVKALGFSLIICGIEVAGKDIILFPSLFSIVADQIFEQVLYVIRTVYDKELVKVALDLFITLTINMEPYLRPQIELTFSHICDILLDKSIFTGERSKKTKSELKEIFLESISIMWKRKPSYLVDAFINYDCNLNRMDLANIISGTLCKLLTSNGNDDINTWLLSFESLEIFINFMYEMTIKNASMSTNGIKEGSDIISQKKKKIEYLSCVDRFNKKPKEGITYFHRSGFLKTLSDKDIATFLFENKGPLNKQKIGLLLCDPNEQKLLQSYMQNFDFRDFRLDEALRIMLSKFRLPGESQQIERIIEMFSEVYSSQNERKNENIQPESIDSNEADSELCVSISNKNVTCDADSAFVLSYSLIMLNTDLHNPQIKTHMSFSDYTSNLRGCYKGADFPDSFLAKLYNSIKEKEILMPEEHHGNEQLFKDDWNNLIASAFILTKPSSKIQEHEERTKDFTDFIGAIFETFGFSLVSAFLSTTHANQISSNNTRLFAIIEKCGRITSIYGLSAPYNKVIDSLLKMTVLIGNLDKELRLVENDNDDYAQIEVESSTSNEAICVSNESIAFGRDEKAQLSYITAYKLLNLEKNNIGLLPDTLETLIEVLTILYDKHIIDMSYIDNVNELMRCDILPRTPTEITIKKEALNRSLLSTFASYIKGDEGPSKEQISLSELTISLVREHNVFTALNAHPKLINSGPMKSVLSLTSNARYNSRKNYCNYNFFFLVEFLIKLCIDNNIIEECGGSMINHLENHSNTPGITTRSRYAIMIIKNLINKHLGEQDKIIIDTLTFLNSEDKDLQENDFDLFTTLINELISHSEKNLTVLNNPLFWRALSRACEYNILIETVSSILDNFVLNEDTDLTDQIMIHLLFIQTIHQSKALTKLLENITKLPQNYSDANVPHLIELLLNNHDEPLRVQVEQCLVALTKECSSSEQPEPSNLVQKYYLPVLSRNITDENVVVSLVNIITTVSNQCTDTNSWNKEELKKIMMPFVNHE